In Quercus lobata isolate SW786 chromosome 12, ValleyOak3.0 Primary Assembly, whole genome shotgun sequence, a genomic segment contains:
- the LOC115970217 gene encoding uncharacterized protein LOC115970217, with the protein MVGELNYFLELQVKHQKEGIFISQEKYAKNFVKRFGLDSKKHTSTPMSSSVKLSLDVANVEVDPTLYRSMINSLLYLTVSRPDIAFSIEVCARFQAAPKESHLTAVKRIIRYINGTSNYEIWYSRDSNECLASYLDANWSGCIDDRKNTLGGCFYLGNNLVSWMSKKQNSVSLSTAEAEYIAAGSCCA; encoded by the coding sequence ATGGTGGGGGAGCTAAACTACTTCCTAGAGCTTCAAGTGAAACATCAGAAAGAAGGGATATTTATATCTCAAGAGAAATATGccaaaaattttgttaagaGATTCGGCTTAGACTCCAAGAAACATACTTCCACTCCTATGAGTTCCTCGGTAAAACTAAGCCTTGATGTAGCCAATGTAGAAGTAGATCCGACACTCTATCGAAGCATGATCAACAGTCTTCTCTACCTTACTGTGAGTAGACCAGACATTGCTTTTAGTATAGAAGTATGTGCACGATTTCAGGCAGCACCCAAAGAGTCCCACTTGACAGCAGTCAAACGAATTATCCGCTACATCAATGGCACATCTAACTATGAAATCTGGTATTCAAGAGACTCAAATGAGTGCTTAGCTAGTTATTTGGATGCTAACTGGTCTGGGTGCATTGATGATAGGAAGAACACCTTAGGTGGTTGTTTTTACCTTGGAAATAACTTGGTGTCGTGGAtgagcaaaaaacaaaattcagttTCTCTATCAACAGCGGAAGCTGAATACATTGCAGCGGGGAGTTGTTGTGCATAG